From a region of the Thiomicrorhabdus sp. genome:
- a CDS encoding PACE efflux transporter: MITLSPIKRRLIYVILFEITAILFSTLVLMLLSESSVQESLPVAIIMSTAAVVWNYIFNTAFEFWEVQKQIKRRTLAIRSIHAIGFEGGLVLICLPLYMLWYDVGVLTAFTMEAALLLFFLVYTFLFTLVFDQVFTLQHQVKVTAEPSSSYSVANH, translated from the coding sequence GTGATAACCTTAAGTCCTATCAAGCGTCGTCTTATTTACGTTATTCTTTTTGAAATTACGGCCATTTTGTTTTCAACTCTTGTTCTTATGCTGTTAAGTGAGAGTAGTGTCCAAGAATCATTACCGGTTGCGATTATTATGTCGACAGCGGCTGTTGTTTGGAATTATATCTTTAATACAGCCTTTGAATTTTGGGAGGTTCAAAAGCAAATTAAACGTCGTACCTTGGCTATTCGTAGTATTCATGCGATAGGTTTTGAAGGGGGATTGGTTTTGATTTGCCTTCCGTTGTATATGCTTTGGTATGATGTTGGCGTTTTGACTGCCTTTACTATGGAAGCCGCTTTATTGCTTTTTTTCTTGGTTTATACGTTTTTGTTTACCTTAGTTTTTGATCAGGTATTTACTTTGCAACATCAAGTTAAGGTAACGGCTGAACCCAGCTCTTCATACTCTGTTGCCAACCATTAG